The DNA window ggtgtgccaccccaagaatTTCAGTGCTATTTCAGTAGCATCATTAGTCCAGCCTCTGACAAATAGGCAGTACATTGACAGTACgtatctctgtctttctgtcttttctcctCTTGTATGGTGACCGATTGACAGGCTCCAAGAAGCGGGCACGGTGGCTTCAGGCTCGGCGCATCTTCTCCCCTTCCTGCCCCAACCTGCGGATCCCCAACAGGTTTCTGAGAGAAGGTACTGAAAGTACATGAGCTCCCCATCACAATGTTTTACctcagagaaggagaaagataaCAGACAGTGACTGAGTGATCCCGCTCCTGTTAAATGCATGAGTGTTAGATGCACGTGTGTCATCTGATATTTATGCTTTAAGATGTTCTTTCATTACACCATCTCATTTCCATCTACATCAGGAGCTCCCACGTTCTGCCTGTCTTGAACCTGTTCCTCCCACAGGACACTGTGTACCTCCTGCCCGTAGCGGCCACCGCTGTGTTGCAGACAGCACCAACCTGTACGTGTTTGGAGGCTACAACCCAGACTTTGAGGAGGCAGGCGGGTCAGAGAATGAAGACTACCCTCTCTTCAGGGAGCTTTGGCGGTTCCATTTTGCCACAGCCACCTGGCAGCAGGTTCGCACAGAGGGTTACATGCCCACAGAGCTGGCCTCCATGTCAGGTAAGGATTGATGTGCTGCCCTTCATTTTGCACCCACCTGCTGGTCTTATTTGAGGGTAAACTATGGAGTTTTTGATCCCTAATAGGTTTACGGGGCAACAAAATTTATGACATTCCTGCCAAGTGATGCACCAAGAAACACTGCAATGCACCAACaaaggcagagaagaagaataCTGCCAATGCCtaatatgtaaacaatgctgCTTTCAAACTTCtgcttttcaaatgttttatgaTGAAGCCAATTATTCAGCGTGGTTATTAGAGCTGAAGGTCCGCACAGTGAGTTGTATTGAGTAACACTGATTGTAAACAGAGACTTTGCTTGTTGACAAGAAGACTCCACAGAACAGCTTTAATACCCTCTGTGTAAGCTGTTGACACTCTGCAAACAATCAGTGCGCTTACATGCACTGCAGTAACCAGATTACAGTCAGCTCTCTGCAGGAGCCTGATTTTTTCAGTGACTTaaagtcaaacacacactgtctcaGTTGGTTCTGATGAGTGAGACTGAAGTTAtggctgaaagaaaaaaacacttctaCGCCATGAAACATTTGCAAAACCTTTTTTTCAATGTTAAATGTGATCCCCATACGTTGTCAGTGGCTCATTTCTACCTTTTTACAATGTGTGTTATAGACTTTGGGtgcttggtttggtttaaacGAACTCAGGTCCATTTGCGCAGTTAGTACGGTTCAtttgggctggtgtgaaagctgtcaattGAACCTTGGTGCAGACCAAACAGCCGAACCAAAACCGCTCAAAATGGTGGGTCTCTGTCCGCTTCCAAATggactctggtgcagtttgtttgtggggtgaaagaaaacaaaccaaccacagGACTTAATGATAGcagatgttattttagcatGATTTCAGCAGCTAAACCAataataaatccatctgctgattcTGAAATCTGTCCAAGATCTTGTGATTGATCCTGATAAATGCCATGAATTTACAATAACCTAATGCATACATATAACCATGGTGACACATATGCACGTCAGTGAGGGGTTTTTCTCTGATTTAAAAAGCTGCCATCATTGTGTCCGACTCTGTGTATTTTGTCTGTTCATTAAGTCCATTAAAAAGAGAGTGATCCCACAGTATGTAGACCCGAATCATTACTGTACAAGACGCCTTCTTTTAGTCATTATTCATAACATGCAGTTAATTTGCAGTCTAGCCATATCCCACTGATAGCGCTTActatcaattatttttttatgagctctttgtgaaaccaaagaacataaataaaaacactttagaggcattaaagtgctgctgcatTAACTTCTGTCAGTCACCAGAATTCATTTCCCCACGTGGGTtctgatgatgcaggatgacaaacCCCAACTTAAATATTGAGGGAGTGAAATAGTCCCGTGTGTAGACTTTAACCAACCTTATTTGGGATTTTGAATAAGATATTGAACATTTATGGAGACTGAGTGTGTCCATGCCTCTTTCGCCCTCAGCTGTCTTACATGGCAACAACTTGCTTGTATTTGGTGGCACTGGGATTCCATTTGGTGAAAACAACGGCAATGACGTTCATGTTTGTAACGTTCAGTACAAACGATGGAACCTGCTCAACTGTAGAGGGAAGAAACCCAACAAGATCTACGGACAGGTAACAGATTTATGTTTTAAGTCCTCTAATGTTGTTCTGTGTCATCATTTATTCGTTACTTTTCGACTGTTATATGTGGCTGTGTATTCCACCAGTAATCACCTAAGTATTCTCCATTTCCAGGCGATGGTCATCATAAATGGCTACCTCTATGTGTTTGGCGGGACAACAGGCTACCTTTACAGCACCGACCTGCACAGGCTGGACCTGACCACAAGAGAGTGGACCCACCTCAAACCCAGCAACGCACCCTCAGATCTACCTGAGGAGAGGTTAGACAGCAGGCGcactgttaaagggacagttcatcccaaaatcaaacatacatatttttcctcttaccttttTAGTACTATTCtaatcaatctagattgttttggtgcaagttgccaagtgttggagatatcgactgtagagatgtctgagAGAGGGCACACATCTCTAAGTcccatatctccaacactcaactCATAACTcttgacaacagcttgacaacGGTCTGATCCTATCACTAACACTCAtcatctcacaccaaaactatctagattgCTGAATAGAACTACAGGTAATAGAAaaagtatgtatttttcatttttgggggAACTCTCCCTTTAACATCTACAGTATATGTGACTCATATTGAATTCCCagaatattaattaaaatggaGTGAACATAAATGCATTAATTTACAGGTACAGACATGAACTAGCTCACGATGGACAGAGAATATATATTTTAGGAGGTGGGACCTCCTGGACGTCATATCCTCTGGACAAGGTGAGAGGAACAAGCACTAAGACAAAATATGACAGATAAACTGTGTATAACTCCTTCATTTATAATACTGTTTGTCTTCATCAGATCCACGCATATAACTTGGAGACAAATTACTGGGAAGAAATAGTCACCAAACCCCATGAAAAAATAGGTTTGTGATCCAAGTTTACCTTTTCTTTTGttgaataaaatatttgaaCACCACACACTGAATTTACTTTATTATCATGACAGGATATCCTGCTGCCCGCCGTTGTCACAGCTGTGTGCAGGTCAAGGATGGTAAGAAGTGTTTCACACAGCACTATCAGGACACACATGTCTGAAATGTTTGTTCTAACaatgtctctctttgtctctgcctCCAGAGGTGTTTATATGTGGAGGATATAACGGTGAGACGATCCTATCTGACCTGTGGAAGATCAACTTGCAGACTTTCCAGTGGACCAAACTTCCTGCCGCCATGCCAGAACCAGCTTACTTTCACTGTGCAGCAGTTACTCCGGTTAGTCACTTATCATTCAAACACATAGGTGTAACTTGGCTAGCAGATTTCTTTTATGCACTGGGAGAGAAAAGACATTTACACAGAGATGGACAGCAGTTTGGTTTACTGTAGGGCTGGACCAgacattattttcatcatggtaatctgcagatttattttttctgtgaaagggaaactttggtattttttaacctttagTGACTAATCgacacaacaatttttgaaactgatcCAGTGTTGAGAGAGTCCAAACGGCCACTGCGGCGAATCAGGCTGCAAAATAATCCCTACGGGCAAATGTGCACCAACAGTTTACATCAACTAAAAgggtttgtttttgccactgacaggctcagattgttgttagaagtgtctgacaacattactaATTGACCCTAAGGAGAAACCAAACGTTTTTCCTTACCTTTCACTGATCAGTAGTGTATAACCAAGTCTCGCTCTAGCAGAGGTCTAGTTTAGAAATATTGCAGACTTTTCCATGTTGTAgaaatcagctaaatattcagccatgacactgaaaatctcTGAGACAACACTAAGCTACGCTTTCTGTACTCCGACACAAACTCTTCCATCACTCCTCTCTCCAGCACTCACTTATACCCCTTTTTGTCAGTCATGGGCTGGCTtagcttggcttggcttgggcTGTCGGCCCAGCATGGCAGGGATTTGCatctccattacaacagggctaccatCTGAAAGGTGTGTCTTaaactgatgatggcttgtcttgagtgatgacatttaaaagcagaGAGCGGATCCATGgcttttccacagcagggcaggtaaaagaaatTTACCtattggaggtgagctgtttgcagaggtgcagtaagagcctgttgtctgcaacTCTTCATCagcatctcactgtggctgttactaattttactcttcctccctgctgtaTTGTAAGACTTGCTTTTATTGAGGAGAAGCTGCTAACAAAGTtctgcttattcagtgagaacACACTGGCACCAGTGGGGGTTGTCGGGGTCATCGGGGTTGGCTGTGGTTGACAAGACAACACTGCTACCTGCTTAAGGGCGGGCAGATGGACCTACTcctgagaaggtccatctctggcgTGGCTCAGTGTGGCACGGCACATCAAAactgaaaatggaaacaaaaatcAGTGTGCCATGACTTTAGTCAGCACGGCCAAGAGTGCCAATGGAAAAAGGGTATAAGGTTTTCACTGTTGTTTCTCCTGCAACAAGTCAACTCTTGTGAGATTTCAATatgagacttctccttgagctATACTtggtcacaataacaaaaaacaattcTGTAATATCGTTGGACACTtccaataacaatctgagcctgtcagtggcaaaaacaaacacttttaatggacgtaAATTGAGGCTGCACAGTTGCATGTAGGGATTACATTACAGTCTGTTTCCACcactgtggctgcagctgtctcttcaatactggaccagttttagAAACTATAGTGTccatttgtcacttagacacTCAAACATGGGAAAATGAGGCCATGGTTAAAAATACAcaagtttccctttaactaATTACTTGTTTAGTCTGAAAAagatcagaaaatagtgaaaaaaaatctatcacaaatcgtactcgtcgtcctccacttatccagtccgggtcgcgggggcagcagcctcagcaaagaagcccagacagtcctctccccagccacttccatcagctcttccgtgggaaccccgaggcgttcccaggccagccgggtgatgtagtccctccagcgtgttctggggtggccccgaggtctcctcccggttggacatgcccgaaacacctcccaagggaggcgtccggaaggcatccttaccagatgcccgaaccacctcaactggctcctctcgatgtggaggagcagcggctctactccgagtccctcccggatgtctgagctcctcaccctatccctaaggctgagcccagccaccctgcggaggaaactcatttcggccgcttgtactcgcaatctcattcttttggtcactacccagagctcgtgaccataggtgagggttggaacgtagatcgaccggtaaattgagagcttcgctttctggctaagttccctcttcaccacaacggaccggttaagcgcctgcatcactgctgacgccgccccaatccgcctgtcaatctcccgctccatcctaccctcacttgtgaacaagatcccaagagataaactcctccacctgaggaaggacctcccccccgacctggagtgggcaatccacccttttccggctgaggaccatggcctcagacttggaggtgctgattctcatcccagccgcttcacactcggctgcgaaccgccccagcgagag is part of the Epinephelus lanceolatus isolate andai-2023 chromosome 5, ASM4190304v1, whole genome shotgun sequence genome and encodes:
- the LOC117262466 gene encoding kelch domain-containing protein 10-like, coding for MSSAEYDGTFSQLNKFEKLSWRPSIRDSGSKKRARWLQARRIFSPSCPNLRIPNRFLREGHCVPPARSGHRCVADSTNLYVFGGYNPDFEEAGGSENEDYPLFRELWRFHFATATWQQVRTEGYMPTELASMSAVLHGNNLLVFGGTGIPFGENNGNDVHVCNVQYKRWNLLNCRGKKPNKIYGQAMVIINGYLYVFGGTTGYLYSTDLHRLDLTTREWTHLKPSNAPSDLPEERYRHELAHDGQRIYILGGGTSWTSYPLDKIHAYNLETNYWEEIVTKPHEKIGYPAARRCHSCVQVKDEVFICGGYNGETILSDLWKINLQTFQWTKLPAAMPEPAYFHCAAVTPAGCMYVHGGVVNMSGNRRTGSLYKVWLVVPSLLELTWEKLLKTFPHLAQLSTLQLLSLGLTHTLIQRLK